The bacterium genome contains a region encoding:
- a CDS encoding tetratricopeptide repeat protein has protein sequence MERLRDEALRFFRIAYEMQMRGHLEQAAAHYKKSLEIAPTAEAHTFLGWTYSMMGRLEEAIAECRRAIQLDSDFGNPYNDIGVYLMEMGKLEEAIPWLRRAMSAPRYENREFPHANLGLIFERKLLWPRALEHYEAALAIRPDYTVARKAVERLRANLN, from the coding sequence ATGGAAAGACTGAGAGACGAGGCGTTGCGCTTCTTTCGCATTGCATATGAGATGCAAATGCGGGGGCATTTGGAACAGGCGGCCGCGCATTACAAGAAATCTCTGGAAATCGCGCCGACCGCGGAAGCGCATACGTTCTTGGGTTGGACCTACAGCATGATGGGACGCCTGGAGGAAGCGATTGCCGAATGCCGGCGCGCGATCCAGCTCGATTCGGATTTCGGCAATCCCTACAACGACATCGGGGTCTATTTGATGGAGATGGGAAAACTCGAGGAGGCGATCCCCTGGCTGCGGCGGGCCATGTCCGCCCCGCGCTACGAAAACCGCGAATTTCCCCATGCCAATCTCGGCTTGATCTTCGAGCGGAAGTTGCTGTGGCCGCGCGCGCTCGAGCACTATGAAGCCGCGCTCGCCATACGGCCGGATTATACCGTAGCCCGCAAGGCCGTAGAACGCCTGCGGGCGAATCTGAATTGA